One Defluviitoga tunisiensis genomic window carries:
- a CDS encoding AI-2E family transporter, with protein sequence MMSLGGWLSLTYLIIFLFLSHFAPYVMGALILGFFLSLLINVPTNLFSKIMNDKVASILSHLLVLGAFFYAAISFFPLVINEGKKLFSVLSTFAFPKSGEIDNFPSWILDVIDEFSKNISNFGFNLINKLISVTPSLLMSIIVLIVTTVAIGSLKSLMKDNSWKLYPANERDKGVKFLKSFYGEVEKFVHGRFLSATIVGFVIGLATYIAGIPNSLFIAIVAWIGDFIPYLGSIAAGILLAILGFTEKGLMGLIIGLLIALISNQIEMWFLYPKIQSKVLDLHWFIILISSLLFGELFGFIGVLIALPLVIYVINFWEYWVVRIK encoded by the coding sequence ATGATGTCTTTAGGCGGCTGGTTAAGTTTAACTTATCTAATTATTTTTCTATTTTTGTCTCATTTTGCTCCTTATGTTATGGGTGCTTTAATATTAGGCTTTTTTTTGTCGTTGTTAATAAATGTACCTACTAATTTGTTTTCAAAAATAATGAATGATAAAGTAGCTTCGATTTTATCACATTTGTTGGTTTTAGGGGCATTTTTTTATGCTGCTATTTCATTTTTTCCTTTGGTAATAAATGAAGGTAAAAAATTGTTTTCCGTACTTTCAACCTTTGCTTTTCCAAAGTCTGGAGAAATAGATAATTTTCCTAGTTGGATTTTAGATGTGATAGATGAATTTTCAAAAAATATATCTAACTTTGGTTTCAACTTGATAAACAAACTAATTTCTGTAACTCCCTCTTTATTGATGTCAATAATTGTTCTTATTGTAACTACAGTTGCTATAGGCTCTTTGAAATCATTGATGAAAGACAACTCATGGAAATTATATCCTGCAAATGAAAGAGATAAAGGTGTTAAATTTTTAAAATCTTTTTATGGAGAAGTTGAAAAATTTGTACATGGTAGATTCTTATCCGCAACTATTGTAGGGTTTGTTATAGGGTTAGCTACTTACATAGCAGGTATACCTAATTCACTATTTATAGCAATAGTAGCATGGATAGGAGATTTCATACCTTATTTAGGTTCTATTGCTGCAGGTATTCTTCTAGCTATTTTAGGTTTTACAGAAAAAGGATTGATGGGATTAATAATTGGTTTATTGATTGCTTTAATTAGTAACCAAATAGAAATGTGGTTTCTATATCCTAAAATTCAAAGCAAGGTACTAGATTTACATTGGTTTATAATCCTCATATCGTCTTTGTTATTTGGAGAATTATTCGGTTTTATCGGTGTTCTCATCGCTCTTCCGTTGGTAATTTATGTTATTAATTTTTGGGAATATTGGGTTGTGCGAATAAAATAA
- a CDS encoding DUF4416 family protein: MGNPKPPDFVNYVAHIFTAGDSDLWLYKMGLKGILEENFGPIDYVSPVLDFQRFTYFYNEEMGKNILIEARMISFEYLSSPAFLSNAKLITNDIERRFSVNNKRKVNIDIGYIHHTQFVLASTKHWGNRIYIGKNIYAEITLMYNFGKWEPLEYTYANFRDPNYLKELEIIRNNYLKKRKKFDS, from the coding sequence ATGGGAAATCCTAAACCTCCTGATTTTGTAAATTATGTAGCTCATATTTTTACCGCTGGAGATTCAGACCTATGGTTATACAAAATGGGATTAAAAGGCATTTTAGAAGAGAACTTTGGCCCTATTGATTATGTATCTCCTGTACTTGACTTTCAAAGATTCACTTACTTTTACAATGAAGAAATGGGAAAAAATATCTTGATTGAAGCAAGAATGATAAGTTTTGAATATTTGAGTTCACCAGCTTTTCTCTCAAATGCAAAGTTAATCACAAATGATATTGAACGAAGATTTTCTGTAAACAATAAAAGAAAAGTCAATATAGACATTGGATATATTCACCACACTCAATTTGTTTTAGCAAGTACAAAACATTGGGGAAACAGAATTTATATAGGAAAAAACATATATGCAGAAATAACCTTAATGTACAATTTTGGTAAATGGGAACCTTTGGAATATACTTATGCTAATTTTCGAGATCCAAACTACCTAAAAGAATTAGAAATTATAAGAAACAATTATTTAAAGAAAAGAAAAAAGTTTGATTCTTGA
- a CDS encoding acyl-CoA mutase large subunit family protein: protein MFDKNKLEEIENKKNEWKEKTLKKTIQRFPERKQSFLTTYDENIDVVYTPKDIENINYLEDVGFPGEYPFTRGVQPTMYRGKLWTMRQYAGFGTAEESNERYKYLLEQGQTGLSIAFDLPTQIGYDSDDSISEGEVGKVGVAVDSLMDMEILFDGIPLDEVSVSMTINSTAIILLAMLVVVANKQGVPLEKLRGTIQNDILKEYIARGTYIFPPQESMKIIVDIFDYGSKHLPKFNLISISGYHIREAGANSVQEVAFTLADGISYVEAAIKAGLDPNEFGKNLSFFFSSHNNFLEEIAKFRASRKLWSKVMKKRFGVSNENAMKLKFHTQTAGSTLTAQQPLNNIVRVTLQALAAVLGGTQSLHTNSFDEALGLPTEQAVTIALRTQQIIAHESGISDTVDPFAGSYVIEKMTLEIEEKVEEYLKKIDELGGMVKAIEIGYPQQEILNTAYRTQRRIEEKEEIIVGVNEYKSENDEKIEILKLDEDIEKKQKEQLRALKTDRNQKEVYYSLERLKKAACENENLFPYVIKCVESYATIGEITKVLKEIYGEYHENLSI from the coding sequence ATGTTTGATAAAAATAAGCTTGAAGAAATTGAAAACAAAAAAAACGAATGGAAAGAAAAGACACTAAAAAAAACGATTCAACGTTTTCCTGAGAGAAAACAATCATTTTTAACAACCTATGATGAAAATATAGACGTGGTATATACTCCAAAAGATATAGAAAACATAAATTATTTAGAAGATGTTGGATTCCCCGGTGAATATCCTTTTACAAGAGGGGTACAGCCCACCATGTATAGGGGGAAATTATGGACAATGAGGCAATATGCTGGATTTGGAACTGCCGAGGAGTCAAATGAGCGATATAAGTATTTATTAGAACAAGGCCAAACTGGCCTTTCTATTGCTTTTGATTTGCCTACCCAGATAGGATATGATTCTGATGATTCTATATCAGAAGGCGAAGTAGGTAAAGTAGGTGTTGCAGTAGATTCTTTAATGGATATGGAAATTCTTTTTGACGGAATACCTCTTGATGAAGTGAGTGTTTCAATGACAATTAATTCTACTGCTATTATTCTTTTAGCCATGCTTGTTGTTGTAGCTAATAAGCAAGGAGTGCCTTTAGAGAAATTAAGAGGTACCATCCAAAATGATATACTGAAGGAATATATTGCCAGAGGAACGTACATATTTCCTCCTCAAGAATCTATGAAGATAATAGTTGACATTTTTGATTACGGAAGCAAACATCTTCCAAAATTTAACCTTATAAGTATTAGCGGATATCATATCAGAGAGGCAGGAGCAAATTCTGTTCAGGAGGTTGCCTTTACATTAGCTGACGGAATTAGTTATGTTGAAGCTGCTATTAAAGCTGGATTAGATCCAAATGAATTTGGAAAAAATCTTTCTTTTTTCTTTAGCTCTCATAACAACTTTCTTGAAGAAATAGCTAAATTTAGAGCATCAAGAAAATTATGGTCAAAAGTTATGAAAAAACGATTTGGTGTAAGCAATGAAAATGCGATGAAATTGAAATTCCATACCCAAACTGCTGGATCAACGCTTACTGCCCAGCAACCATTAAACAATATTGTAAGAGTAACACTTCAAGCTTTAGCTGCAGTTTTAGGAGGTACTCAATCTCTCCATACTAACTCTTTTGATGAAGCATTGGGATTGCCAACAGAACAAGCTGTAACTATTGCTTTGAGGACACAACAAATAATTGCTCATGAATCTGGGATTTCAGATACTGTAGATCCATTTGCAGGTTCTTATGTTATTGAAAAAATGACATTGGAAATTGAAGAAAAGGTAGAAGAATATTTAAAAAAGATAGATGAACTAGGTGGAATGGTTAAGGCTATAGAGATTGGTTATCCCCAGCAAGAAATACTAAACACAGCATATAGAACTCAAAGACGAATAGAAGAGAAAGAAGAAATAATTGTCGGAGTTAATGAATATAAATCTGAGAATGATGAAAAAATAGAAATTTTGAAGTTAGATGAGGATATTGAAAAGAAACAAAAAGAGCAATTAAGAGCACTTAAAACAGACAGGAATCAAAAAGAAGTTTATTATTCCTTAGAACGTTTAAAAAAAGCTGCCTGCGAAAATGAAAATTTGTTTCCATATGTTATAAAATGTGTGGAATCATATGCAACTATAGGGGAAATAACAAAAGTTTTAAAAGAGATATATGGGGAATATCACGAAAATTTGTCTATTTAA
- a CDS encoding cobalamin B12-binding domain-containing protein: MNKKIRVMIAKPGLDGHDRGAKIIARALRDAGMEVIYTGIRRTPEEIVEAAIQEDVDLIGLSILSGAHKILCKKIISLLKEREVEIPVILGGIIPEEDVSELKEMGIIEVFSPGTSINEIVEKVKAIAMARKV; encoded by the coding sequence ATGAACAAAAAAATTAGGGTTATGATTGCAAAGCCAGGTCTTGATGGGCATGATAGGGGCGCAAAGATAATAGCCAGAGCATTGAGAGATGCAGGAATGGAAGTAATATATACTGGGATAAGAAGAACACCAGAAGAGATAGTAGAGGCTGCAATACAAGAAGATGTTGATTTAATAGGTCTATCTATACTCTCAGGTGCCCATAAAATTTTATGTAAAAAAATTATATCGCTTTTAAAAGAACGGGAAGTTGAAATTCCAGTTATTTTAGGAGGAATTATACCAGAAGAAGATGTATCTGAACTCAAAGAAATGGGAATAATTGAAGTTTTTTCTCCTGGAACTTCTATAAACGAAATTGTAGAGAAGGTGAAAGCTATTGCAATGGCAAGAAAAGTATGA
- the meaB gene encoding methylmalonyl Co-A mutase-associated GTPase MeaB — MQWQEKYEQLIHRFKAKDKVALAKMISLVENNIIESWDIISKLQSDSPPKNSYVIGITGSSGVGKSTFISRLVQLFVESEEKIGIILIDPSSPFSGGAFLGDRIRMFELSKFSNVYIRSVASRGALGGLCNSIYDIIDIMKSFGFDKIIVETVGAGQTETEIFYACDSVILILSPDSGDEVQIFKAGIMEIADCYVVNKIDLPSSKKFMVQMENFINSEKNIQKKLFGVSALENKGLDKIKTWIELQQKEEKENTPKKEIRRKIRVKNYLTNAIENIINELSNDNNDDIYSLRNKVLNFLCGKLGGEWYDESKN, encoded by the coding sequence TTGCAATGGCAAGAAAAGTATGAACAACTTATACATCGATTTAAAGCTAAAGATAAAGTAGCTTTAGCTAAGATGATATCTCTTGTAGAAAACAATATAATTGAATCGTGGGATATAATATCAAAATTGCAATCAGATTCTCCGCCTAAAAATTCTTATGTTATAGGAATAACAGGGAGTTCCGGAGTTGGAAAAAGCACATTTATTTCTAGACTAGTTCAATTATTTGTAGAAAGCGAAGAGAAAATAGGAATAATATTGATAGATCCGAGTAGTCCTTTTTCTGGAGGAGCTTTTTTAGGGGACAGGATAAGAATGTTTGAACTTTCCAAATTTTCGAATGTATATATAAGAAGCGTAGCGAGTAGAGGTGCACTTGGTGGATTATGTAACTCAATTTATGACATTATAGATATTATGAAATCATTTGGTTTCGATAAAATAATTGTTGAAACGGTTGGAGCAGGACAAACAGAAACCGAAATTTTTTATGCTTGTGATTCAGTTATTTTGATATTGTCTCCCGATTCAGGAGATGAGGTACAGATTTTTAAAGCAGGGATTATGGAAATAGCTGATTGTTATGTAGTAAATAAAATTGATCTACCTTCTTCTAAAAAGTTTATGGTGCAAATGGAAAATTTTATCAATTCTGAAAAGAATATTCAAAAGAAGTTATTCGGTGTAAGTGCCTTAGAAAACAAGGGATTAGATAAGATAAAAACCTGGATAGAATTGCAACAAAAAGAAGAAAAAGAGAATACTCCAAAAAAAGAAATAAGGAGAAAAATACGAGTAAAAAATTATCTTACAAATGCCATTGAAAATATAATAAATGAATTATCAAATGATAATAATGATGATATATATTCTTTAAGAAATAAAGTGTTGAATTTTTTGTGCGGTAAATTAGGGGGTGAATGGTACGATGAAAGTAAAAATTGA
- the mce gene encoding methylmalonyl-CoA epimerase — translation MKVKIDHIGIAVRSIEESLNFYQNLLELEKSGEKVLEDRGIKVTFLYINDVRIELMEPIRNDSEISKFLEKRGEGIHHIAYQVSDIEHFLKKAKELGYKTLSDKPEVGAEGNLVFFLHPKSVHGILTEFVEK, via the coding sequence ATGAAAGTAAAAATTGATCACATAGGTATAGCTGTTAGGTCAATAGAAGAATCACTTAATTTTTATCAAAACCTTCTTGAATTAGAGAAGAGTGGAGAGAAAGTTTTAGAAGATAGAGGCATAAAAGTAACATTTTTATATATAAATGATGTTAGAATTGAATTAATGGAACCAATCAGAAATGATTCTGAAATTTCTAAATTTTTAGAAAAAAGGGGTGAAGGAATCCATCATATTGCTTATCAAGTTTCAGATATAGAGCATTTTCTTAAAAAAGCTAAAGAATTGGGATACAAAACATTATCAGATAAACCTGAAGTTGGTGCTGAAGGAAATTTGGTGTTTTTTCTACATCCTAAGTCTGTACATGGGATATTAACAGAATTTGTCGAAAAATGA